Within the Clostridium scatologenes genome, the region TTAATTTGAACAATGACGCTGATGAAGATAAGGCCTGGAGGGATTTAAGAGATAAAATAAAAGATTTAAAATCTGAACTTCCTAATGGATGCAACGATAGTGAAATTAATACTAATCTTACAGAAACAGCTGGTACAATAATAAGTATATCAGGTAATAATTACTCTTATCAACAATTAGGAGATTATGCTGATGATATAAAGAAACAGATTCGTAATACTGATGGAATTTCAAGAATAGATGTAAAGGGCAAACAGGATAGACAAGTAAATGTACAAGTAGATTGGAACAAAGTAAACAAGTATAAAGTATCTGTAAAAGATATATGTACTGTACTAAGTGCACAAAATATAGATATACCATCAGGATCTTTAAATTTAGCTACAGGTAAAATAAAAGTAAATACACCGGGTATGTTTAGTTCATTACATGATATAGAAAATACTGTCATAGGAGTTTCCAGTAGCACTGGTGAAACCATAAAGATTAAGGACATAGCAAAAGTATATATGGACTATGATAATGATTTTACATATAAGTTTACTGATAATGGTCAAAATGCAGTATTACTGGCAGCTTATTTTCAACAAAATAAAAATGTAATTCCAATAGGAAATGATATACAGAAAAAATTAGATACAATAAAAAAAGGAATGCCAAGTGATCTTAAAATAGATGAAGTTACCTTTCAACCTAAAGACGTAAATGATTCTGTTTCATTTTTTATGAAAAATCTTAGAGATGGGATAATACTTGTAATTATAACAGTACTTATAGGTATGGGTTTTAGAAATGCAATGGTAATTTCTACAGTTATACCTATATCAATATGCATGAATTTTATTATCATGTATGCATTTGGAATTAAGGTTGAACAGATGTCAACTACAGCACTGATTATAGCGCTTGGTATACTTGTTGATGATGCCATAGTAATAGGTGATGTTGTACAAGTTGGAATAGATGAGGGATTAAAAAGAAATGAAGCAGCATTTACTGGTATAAAAAAGCTGTTTGTACCAGTATTCACTTCTACCTTAATTATTGTAGGAGCCTTTTTGCCTCTACTGTCCATATCAGGAGTGGTGGGTAAATTTTTAAAAACCCTGCCTCAGGTTGTTATAATATGTGTAATCTGCTCATATTTATGTGCATTGTTTGTAACTCCAGCCATGTCTTCTTTATTCTTTAAAAAGAGTAAAGAAAGCAAAGGAGAAAATCCAGTTCGTATGATGTTTGAACATCTTTTAAAATATGGACTTAAGCATAAAAAAACTGTTATTTCAGCAGCTTTAGCTGTCTTTGCAGCAGCATTGATTTTAATGAAAACTCTTGGAATGCAGCTTTTCCCTTATGTAGATAAAGATATAATATATATAGATGTTTCAAATGAAAAAGTTGCAGATATAAAAAATACTAGTAAATTAGTAAATCAAATAGAAGGCATGTTGAAACAGCAAAAGGAAGTTACAAATTATACGTCAGCTATAGGTGGTGGTATGCCCAAGTTTTATGTAACATTACCTACAGTTGCACCTGCTGATAATACAGCTCAAATAATGGTAAAATTAGATTTAAATAAAACAAAAAGGTTTAAAACAAGACAGGAATTAGTAGAATATATGCAAAATCAAATAGATAGTAACATTTCGGGAGGTACAGCTACAGTAAATCAACTTGAAGAAGCAACGCCTATAGGTGCTCCAATACGTTTAAGACTTACTGGAGATGATTTAGATCAGATTCAAAAGGCTTCTGAAAAAATTGAGCAGCAGCTAAAAAATATGCCTGGAACTATGAATGTAAGAGATGATGCTGCCAAAAAGACTTATGAATTTGAAGTAAATATAGATGAAAATAGAGCATCACAGCTTGGATTATTGAAGTCAGACATTCTACAGCAAATTAATATTGCACTTAAAGGGTATAAAGCATCTACTTATAGAAAAAATGGTAGTGAATATGATATTATGGTTAAAACAAATATTTCGTCTATAGAAGACTTGAAAAATTTATATATCGAATCAAGCATTACAAATAAAAAAATACCTTTATATGAAGTAGCCTCTATTAAACTTAACTCAGAGATAGATAAGATAACACATTATAAGGAAGATAGAACTATAACCATTTATAGTGATGTTAAAAGTGGATATAATTCTGTTAATATAGAAAATGCATTGAAGCAAAAAATAGATGGAATGAATTTAGATCCAATAAAAGTTATATATGATGGAGAGAAAGCTCAAATAAGTAAATACTTTACAAGCCTTGGCGTTGCTGGAATACTTATTTTGGTAATAATCTATGTACTTTTGTTTGTTCAATTCAAATCATTTATGCAGCCTCTTGTAATAATGTGTTCTCTGCCACTGTCACTTATAGGAGTGGCTATAGGACTTCATGCTTTTGGAATGAATTTGTCACTTACAGCTTTTATGGGAGTAATAAGCTTAATTGGAGTAGTTATAAGAAATGCTATACTTCTTATTGAATATATAAATGATGCTAGGGAAAATGGATTTTCTATAGATGATGCTTGTATGCATGCTGTAAGTCAAAGATTTAGACCTATAATATTGAGTTCCACAGCAACCATTACAGCATTGATACCACTGGCTTTTTCTGGAAGTGCATTGTTTGGACCTATGTCCGTTGCTATGATGTGTGGACTTTTGACAGCTACTTTTCTAACATTTATTGTTGTTCCAGTAGTATATTCTTTAATTAATACTAAATTAGAGCAAAGATTAGCAAATAAAAAACTTCTACAAATGTCTAAAGATTAAAAATAGATTAGAAATAACTGTGCTATCAATATCATCACTTCATATTAATTTTGTATATGTGAAAGTTAAGCTAGTAAATATATTTTATAAATTCTCCAAAGAGTTTCTTTGGAGAATTTTTTTCATATTTAAATAATCACTTGATATCAATATAACAAAAATGTAATGTTAATGAAATATACTTCAATTGCTGATATAGATAGAATCATATAAAATAGGTTACATGAAATGAAGTTAACAGTACTGATTAATATCAATAAATGTTATAGTAGACAGCCTCCAGATAAAGAAAAAAGGGAGATTTATAAATGAGAAATATATTAAGTGTAGAAAAAATTGAAAAGTATTATGGAAATAAAGATAATGTAACAAAGGCTATAGATAATATTAGCTTTAAGGTAGATGAAGGTGAGTTCGTTGGAATAATGGGGCCCTCAGGAAGTGGTAAAACTACATTACTTAACTGTATATCAACTATTGACAATGTTACTACGGGAAAGATATTAATAAATGATAGTGATATTACAAGATTAAAATCAAAAGCATTAGATAAATTTAGACAAAATGAGTTAGGTTTTATATTTCAAGACTTTAATTTATTGGACACCCTTACAGCTTATGAAAATATTGCTTTAGCATTAACAATAAAAGGTGAAAAGAGTTCAGCAATAGATGAAAAAATAAAAGCAGTAGCACAGTATTTAGAAATAGGATAAGTATTAAATAAATACCCTTATCAGATGTCAGGAGGACAAAAGCAAAGAGTTGCTTCAGCAAGAGCAATAGTAACTAATCCATCCTTAGTACTTGCAGATGAACCAACAGGGGCGTTGGATTCAAAATCAGCCAGATTATTATTAGAAAGATTTGAAACTTTAAATAATAATTTAAAAACTACAATACTTATGGTTACCCATGATTCTTTTACAGCCAGCTATGCTCATAGAATACTTTTTATTAAAGATGGAAGAATCTTTAATGAGCTTATAAGAGGTAGCGATACTAGAAAAGAATTTTTTAACAAAATTATAGAAGTAGTAACTCTTCTTGGAGGAGATGACAACAATGTATTCTAAGATAGCTATAAACAATATTAAGAAGAGTTATAAGGACTATACTATATATTTCTTAACACTAATATTAGCAGTTTGTATATTTTATAGCTTTAACTCAATGGATTCGAAAAAGGCACTTGTTCAAATGAAAGCTTCAAATAGGAATTATATATCTAAATTAACAGATATTATATCTGCTTTATCAATATTTGTATCTATAATATTAGGTAGTTTAATATTATATGCAAATAATTTTTTAATAAAAAGACGTAAAAAAGAATTAGGAATATATATGACTTTAGGTATGGGGAAAAGAAAAATATCTAGAATTTTAGTAACAGAGACTTTTATAGTTGGAGTTGTATCTTTAATTAGTGGCATTATATTGGGAATTGGAGCAGCACAGGGCTTATCTATATTTATCTTAAAAGTGCTTGATGTTGGAATTAATGAATATAGGTTTACTGTTTCAACAAGTGCTATATGTAAAACTATATTATACTTTGGAATAATGTTTTTAATTGTTATGATATTTAATGTATTTTTGATTTCTAAATATAAAATAATCGATTTATTAACATCAAGTAGAAAGAATGAAGATATAAAATTTAAAAATCCATTTATATATTTATTAGCATTTATACTATGTGTAACATCACTTGGATTTGCATATAAAACCGTGCTGAAGGTAGGTATGGATTTAAGAAGTCCTATGTTTATATTATCAATAGCACTTGTAATACTAGGGACAGTGTTATTTTTCTTTAGCTTAGCTGGATTTATATTATATATAGTAAATAAAAATAAAAAGATATATTTTAAAGGACTAAATATATTTATAATAAAACAAATAAATAGTAAAGTTAATACAAACTTTATATCAATGTCATTAATTTGTTTAATGCTATTTATTACAATGGTGGTATTATCTACAGGAATAAGTGCAAAAAAAGATTTTGAAGAAGGATTAAAAAAAAGAGCACCATTTGATGCCAGTATAATAATAAACAATGATAATGAAAAAAACAACATAGAAGATATATTAAATAAAATTAATTTTAAAATAAGTAAAAATGAAAAATATGAAGTTTATAATGAATATGATACAAAGGTAAAGGTGAGAAATTTATTTACTGATACTATTGATGGAAATTTTATTAAAATATCTGATTATAATAAAATGTTGAAATTGAAGGGTGAAAAAGAAATAAATTTAAATAAGAATGAGGTTTTGATTTTATCAAATTACAACAAGAATGTTAAGGAAATTAATGAAAAATTAAAAAATGATAATAAAGTTCATATCAAAGAAAGAGAATATCTAGTTAAAAATCACAGGGCTATAGAAGAAAATCTTTATAACTTTGTCATTTCATATAATTTTTGCACAATAGTAATAAATGATGAGTTTTTATCTGATTATAAAATTAGTAAATCATTACTTAATATAATGTATTCAGATAAGAATAGAGAAGAGAATAATGAAAAATACAACAAAATTTACAAGGATTCTATTAATGGCAAGTATAGAAGTCTAAATAGTCCATATATAAATGCTTTTTCAAAGGATGATATTTATTTTGGAGCTAAGAGAGGAGGAACTTCAGTATTATTCGTGGGAATATATTTAGGTATGGTGTTTTTAATAGCTAGCACAGCAGTACTAGCTCTTCAACAATTATCAGAAGCCAGTGACAGTATAGAAAGATATAAAGCTTTAAAGAGAATTGGTGCAAATAAAAAAATGATAGACAAAACAATTTTCGCTCAAACCTTCATATATTTTAGCCTTCCAGTGATACTTGCATTAATTCACTCAGTAGTTGGTATTGCAGTGATTAATGACTATTTCTCTCTCTTAAAGCAGACAAATAGCAGTTGTTCGGTTATAATAACAATTTTAATATTCATTGTAATTTATGTAGGATATTTTTATATCACATATGTAGAGTATAAAAATATAGTGAAAAGTAATATTTAATTTTAATTCCCTCAGACTTAAGTGTCTGAAGGAATTTTTTATATTAACATAACAAAAATGTAATGTAAATGAAATATAGTTCAATCGATACCACAAATAGAATTATGTAAAATAAGTTACATAGAATGAAGTGAAATTTTTTAGTGCCAGTGTGTTAAAAATAATATTTTGATTTCTATGTTATTTTGCTTCATATGAAAATTTAGGAGAGTGTTGATTTATGAAAGTAGAAAGCTTAAAGAAAGGACTTTATTATGAAATTATATTAATTCTTGGATTAGTTGCATCAATATTGTTGGTAATACTTGTAGGTACAATGCCCTTTTCAGACTTTAAGTACTATTATGATCTTGCTGCTAACATAGCTAATGGATTACATTGGGGAGATACTTATACGTCTATAGGGTATTCTATAGTACTTGGTGGTATTTTTAAATTGTTTGGTGCTAGTTTAATAAAGGCAAAGATATTTAATTTGATACTTACACTTACAAGTAATATATGCTTTTTATTAATACTTAATAAATTAGATATTAATGAAAAGACAAGAAAGATTATTTTTGCTGTATTTGTATTTATGCCTAATAATGTATTTTATAACAGTATTATAGCTACTGAAATATTGTTTACTACAATATTACTAATCATAACTAATATTTATTTTAGCAAAATAAAATACAAGTATATATATATTGGGGTATTAACTGGAGTTAATACAATAATTAAATCATTCTTTATTATATTTGTTATTGCAGTATTTTTAGTAGATTTATTGAAAGAAAAAAAGATATTAAAATCAATACAAAATTCTTTAATTGTGTTTATAACTTGTATATTGGTGATATCGCCTTGGGTTTATAGAAATACAAAACTTATTGGTCAGTTTACATATATATCAAATAATGGGGGCATAGTTTTATATATATATCAAATAATGGGGGCATAGTTTTATATATTAATAATAACTCTCAAAATAAATTAGGAAGATGGATGCCAGCGGATAATGTGGAAAACTCACTTGTAAAAACAGAAAAATATAAAAAAGCAAATGCAACTGAGAAAAATATAATATTAGCTGATGCAGCAAAACAGTGGATTAAAAGTCATCCAGTGGAGTTCATTCAGCTTGGTTTTAAAAGATTATTTAATACATATTTAGTAGGTGATGATGTTTTATATGGTATTAATGGAAGCCACTTAAGTTATAATGCAAGATTTATGCTTTGTATTATAACAAATGTTATAAGAGATGTAGTATTTATTCCTGCTGTTATTTATATAATAATTTATAGTAAATTAATCTTAAAATCTATTATTGCTAATAAAACAGATATTCTAAACAAATTTAATATATATATTGTAGTGTTATTTTTTATGTTTACTACTATATACTTTGTAACAGAAGGACAAGGAAGATATGCATTTCCTGAAATCTTCATAATGATATATTCTTTCTTTGAATATGTGAAACTTATAATATTGAAACATAGGAAGTATGTTTATAAGAGTGTTGATATTGATTTAAAGAGGGGAATTTTAAGTTCCACTAAGGTAGCAAGTATTTATAATACCTTGATAAAATAGGATATTAAGATGTAGTAAAAACTAATATTTAAATTTATAATAATTATTAAGAGACTGCTCAAATCAATCTGAAAAATTTCTATTGAAGCAGTTTCTTGTATTCTATATAGGAGGGGCAAGGAAAATTATGAAAAAGATTATTATTATTGAAAATGATGAAGTTATAAGAGAAGAATTACAAAATTTTTTAAAAAAATATGGATATGATATAAAAGTACCTGTAGAGTTTAATGACATAATAAAATATATTGAAGATGAGAATGCAAATCTTATATTATTAGACATAAATCTTCCTGTTTTTGATGGTTACTATATATGTAGAGAAATACGTAAAACTTCAGATATTCCAATTATAATAGTTACAAGCAGAGACAGCGAAGTAGATGAGTTAATGAGTATGAATTTAGGGGCAGATGATTTTATAACCAAGCCTTATAATACAGACATATTACTAGCAAGAATAACAAATTTATTAAAAAGAGCATATGGCAATTTGAAAAATAATAATCTATTAAGCTATAAAGATTTTAATTTAAATCTTTCAAATGCAACGGTTAATTATAAGGATAATTCTTTAGAGCTAACCAAAAATGAAGTTAAAATACTCTCATATTTGATTAATAATAAGGGAAATATAGTAAAAAGAGATTCACTTATGGAATACTTGTGGAAAGCAGACTACTTTGTAGATGACAGCACCTTAACTGTTAATATTAATAGATTAAGGAAAAAGCTTCAGGAAATAGGAATAGAAAATCCAATAGAAACAAGAAGAGGACTAGGGTATATTATGCCATGAGTATAGGTGAATTTATTAAAGATAAAATTGTTATAATGTCATGTAATATTCTGATGTTTATTATACTCACAGTTATAATGATAGCTATTAACGTTAAATTCATCATAATTGTATTTGTCTTTTGTATATGGTTTTTTCCGTTAATTTCATATATGGCTTTAGAATTTATGAAATATAAAAATTATTATGATGAGATTGAAAGCATATTAGAAAAATTGGATAAGAAATATCTACTTCCAGAGATGATAGAGGAAGCAAACTTTATACAAGGTGAAAAACTTAATTGTATACTTAAAGAAATAAGCAGAGATATGCATGAGAATGTAAAATATTATAAAGATATGCAAGAAGATTATAGAGAATACATAGAGGCGTGGGTGCATGAAATTAAGACACCAATAGCTTCCGGAAAGTTGATAGTTACAAATAATCAAAATGAAGTAACTAATAAAATAGACTTTCAGCTGGATAGAATTGAGGGATTTGTAGAACAGGTGCTTTATTATTCCCGAAGTAATAATGTTAGTAAAGACTATATTATAAAGCAGGTTAATCTTGATACTGTAGTAAGAAATGTAGTCAAAAGAAATTATAGAGATTTTATTCATAAGAAGGTAAAATTACATATAAAAGATGTTAATGAGATTATATATACTGATAGAAAATGGACTGAATTTATTATTAATCAAATAATTAGTAATTCTATAAAGTATTCAAGCAACAAAGAACCAATGATAATTATATCTTCAGTTAAAAAAGTTAATTCAGTAATGTTAACTATAGAGGATAATGGAGTAGGTATAATAGATAAAGATATAAATAGAGTTTTTGAAAAAGGATTCACTGGTGATAATGGAAGAAGATTTAGCAAAAGTACAGGAATGGGGTTGTATATATGCAAAAAGCTTTGTTTAAAATTAGGATTAAAAATTGACATTGCTTCTGATGTTAATAAAGGAACTAAAGTTACATTAGTATTTCCTATGTCAAGTATGACAACTTTTACATGTGATTGATAATATATTTATTAAAGTTAAATATTAATTTTATGAGGAGGAATTAGTATGGAAAATAATAAAAAAGTTTTAAGTCTTATTCATAGTGATTTTGAGGATTTAGAATTTTGGTATCCTATTTTAAGGCTTAAGGAAGAAGGAGTAGAAGTAATTGTAGCTGGTGAAAAAGCTGATAAAAAATATATTGGTAAGTATGGAGTTCCTGCACACTCAGATTGTGCTTTTTCAGAAATAAATGTAGAAGAATTTGATGGTATTTTGATACCAGGAGGATGGGCTCCAGATAAACTAAGAAGATTTCCAGAAGTTATAGACATAGTAAGAAAGATGAATGATGAAAACAAGGTAGTAGGACAAATATGTCACGCTGGATGGGTAGCAATTTCAGCAAAGATTTTAAAAGGAAAAAAGGTTACAAGTACGCCTGGAATAAAGGATGATATGGAAAATGCAGGTGCAACCTGGATTGATGAAGCTGTAGTTGTAGACAAGAATCTTGTTTCCAGCAGACGACCAATGGATTTACCTTTATATATGAAAAAATATATTGAAGTTTTGAATAAGTAGGTTATAATAAATTCTCCAAGAAGTTTCTTTGGAGAATTTTTTTATGACTATAAAAAAGTTCTACATGTTTGTAATAAATATTTAGTATAATAGTTGTACGAGGTGAGTTCTTTGAAGGTAAGCAATCTTTTAAGCTTTATGTTATTAGTATCTGCACTAGTATTGTTTTTTTTAGGGTATTTTGCATGTAAAAGTGATAAGAAATATGTTGTTATATCTTTGATTCGCATATTAAAATTTAAATTTTTAAAGCGTACACCAATTGAACTAGAGAAGGTTTTTTCTAATATGCTGAATGGAGTTATAATATTAGATTCTGAAAATAATATAGTTAATTTTAATAATGCATCAAAAAATATTATTTCAGAATTGAAGTATTTAGAAGTAGGCCATAAAAAAATTGATGAAGTATTGAAAGACCATAATACATTACTAAAGGCAGTGAATGATGGCTTTAGTAATGAAAGTTTAATAACAACAAAAGGTAAAGATCATTTAATATACTATAAGGTTAATATTAATAGTATATATGAAAATACTGGTGAAATTATTGGCAAAACACTTATTTTTATAGATGTTACAGAGCAAAAAAGAAATATAGAGAAAATAAATAAGTTATTAAAGTTAAAAGAAGTTATGCTTGATATTGGGTATTCTATTAATGAAATATCAGATATTAATGATTTACTTCAATTAATATTAGATAAGCTTATCAATTGTATTGATGAGAAGAGAAATGGTTCAATATTACTTTTAGATGAGGATGAAAATTTAAAGATAGTTGCATCTAAAGGTTATAATTCTGAAGATATTAAAAAATATGTAGTTAACTTTAAAGAACGTTTTAAATGGAGTGATGGTGAAGAAAGTATAAACAAAACAGTTATTTACAATAATGTAGATAAAATAAAAAATATAATTATGCTAGATACAGCAGAAGGAAAAAAAATAAAATCTGTAATTAGGTCACCTATTATTATAAATAATGAGTTGTATGGCTTTCTAAACATTGACAGTACATCTAATAATATATTTGATGAAGTATACTTGGAATTAATGGAATATATGGCAAGTCAGATTTCTATTGCAGTTACAAAGCATAAACTTTATGAAAAAACTGTATATCTATCTAGATATGATAAGTTAACTAATGTATATAATAGAAGCTATTTTGAACAATTACTTTATGATAATATCAATGATAACATAAATAAAAAAGAATTTTTTGTAGTGGTTTTTGATTTAAATGGACTAAAATTTGTTAACGATAGTTATGGTCATTTAGCTGGAGATGAATTAATTAAAATATTTTCAAAACGATTGAGTGAATTAGCTGGTGCTTCAGATATTATAGGAAGATTTGGGGGAGATGAATTTATTGGAGTTTTCTTTAATTTAGATTTTGAAAATTTAATTGATAAATTTGAAGAATTAGTTAAACACTTTAAAAATAATCCAATAAATTTTGGCAAAGACAAAATTATTTGCAGTTATAGTTATGGTATTGTGAACTTTCCAAGAGACGGAGTGGAAATTAATGAACTGATAAAAATTGCGGATAATCGTATGTATGAATATAAGAGTAGGATAAAAAAGGTAGGAATAATGAAAAAATCCATCACCAAGTTGCGGTATTAATACTACTTTAAAGAATAATCAAGAGGTAAATTTATTGAAATACTTACAAAAGCCTTAGAAGAGAAGGGCATAATTATAGATATGGTTGGAATAAAGACATCACAAACAGAAAAAGCATTAATAGATGTAAAAAGATTATTGAATATAAGATAAATTATATAGTGTAGGAATGGTTCCAAGTCAATACTTTAAGGAAATAAAAAAATAATAATAGCTTTAAGTTTGTATAGTCTCTTAAGTGAGACTATTTTTTTACATAAAAAATGTATTGACATATATATCATAATATCGTAATATATAAATATAAAGATTGAAGCTGGATTCGAAAATGTGTTGTTATACACAATTTGATGTGAATAGTTGTTAATTCAGCATGTTTTCATACTTATAAAAATTATAAGCTAGGCAGAAATTAATTATATAAATATTGATTGAAATAAAAAATGTGAAAGAAAGGTGATATTATTATGATTAAAGTTACTAAAAAAGCAGCTGAAAAATTTAATGAAATCAGAAAAAAAGCTAAAAATCCTGAAAATGCAATATTAAGAGTTGTTTTTGCAGGTTATGGATGAGGTGGTCCAAAATTGCAGTTAACTCTGGATGAGTCAAAAAATAACGATGATATAATTGTTAAATCAGAAGGTATAAATGTTGTTTATAGTTCAGATTTGAAGGAATATGTGGATGAATCAACTATTGATTATTCAACTGGTTGGTTTAGACGAGGGTTTACTATACTTGGAGGCAATGCTTCTTCATGCTAAAGAATGAATAAAATATTAAATAAAATGAAAAGTTATACTTGAAAGGAAGGTTTTTAGTTATGGCAAAAATAATAAATAGTAGTGAATTTCAAAAGGATGTTTTAAATAGTAATGAAACAATATTAGTAGATTTTTTTGCAGAATGGTGTGGACCATGTAAGATGGTATCTCCAGTCTTAGAAGAATTAAGTACAGAGTTTGAAGGAAAGGCTAAAATATTTAAAGTTGATGTTGATAAAAGTGGTGATTTGGCAGGAAAATATGGAATTACAGGTGTACCAACATTAATAATTTTCAAAGATGGTAAAGCAGTTGATAAGATGGTAGGTTTTCAACCTAAGGAAATACTTAAAGCTAGATTGCAGCAGTATTAAAATTAGGATGAACAACTATTTATTGCAAAGTTATAATAAGTAAATAATAAAAGAACAATTTGACACAAGAGTATGTAAGCGAATTAGCTTTCAACTATACTCTTGTGTTTTCTTTTATAATTGCTTTTGTGATGGAAGTTTATGATTACTATATATTTGCATATATTACAGATAAAATTATTTCATCTATTGAGAAAGAAAGAATTTATAAAAATATTAAAAGTTTTGAATAGATATTTTTGGAGTTTAAAATCAAGTGATTTTTATACTGAGGTGGGAGTATTAGCAATGATAGTAATTGTATAAAATTTTAGATAGTAAGCAGTTGTACAAAATTTAGTATTTTTTATTATGTATGGTATAATAACTACTGAGAATTAATGTGATGTATTTATTAAACATAAATGTAAAACAATTTTATGATTAAAAAAACAGGAGGACTATATGAATGTTAGAATTAAAAAATCTATCTTTAGAATTAGAAAATGATAATAAAAAAGTTAATATTCTACAAAATATAAATCTGAAGTTTGAAAAAAATAAAATATATGCAATTACTGGTCCAAATGGTGGCGGTAAATCATCTCTAGCCAAAACAATAATGGGAATATATAAGACTACTTCTGGAAATATATTATTAGATGGAGAGGATATTACAAATTTAAATATTACAGAGAGGGCTAGACAAGGTGTAGGATTTGCTTTTCAGCAACCGGCAAGATTTAAAGGAATAAAAGTAAATGAATTATTAAACTTAGCTGCAAAGGATAATGAAGTAAACATATGTAAATTGCTTTTAGATGTAGGACTTTGTGCTCAAGATTATGTGAATAGAGATGTGGATTCCAGCCTTTCTGGAGGAGAACTTAAGAGAATAGAAATAGCAACTATACTTGCTAGAAATCTTAAAGTGGCATTATTTGATGAACCAGAAGCAGGAATAGATTTATGGAGCTTTAAAAAATTAGTTGAAACTTTTGAAAATATGAATAGAAAGCAAGAAACAACTATAATTATAATATCTCATCAAGAGAGAATTTTAAATTTAGCAGATGAAGTTATTATAT harbors:
- a CDS encoding type 1 glutamine amidotransferase domain-containing protein yields the protein MENNKKVLSLIHSDFEDLEFWYPILRLKEEGVEVIVAGEKADKKYIGKYGVPAHSDCAFSEINVEEFDGILIPGGWAPDKLRRFPEVIDIVRKMNDENKVVGQICHAGWVAISAKILKGKKVTSTPGIKDDMENAGATWIDEAVVVDKNLVSSRRPMDLPLYMKKYIEVLNK
- a CDS encoding sensor domain-containing diguanylate cyclase, translated to MKVSNLLSFMLLVSALVLFFLGYFACKSDKKYVVISLIRILKFKFLKRTPIELEKVFSNMLNGVIILDSENNIVNFNNASKNIISELKYLEVGHKKIDEVLKDHNTLLKAVNDGFSNESLITTKGKDHLIYYKVNINSIYENTGEIIGKTLIFIDVTEQKRNIEKINKLLKLKEVMLDIGYSINEISDINDLLQLILDKLINCIDEKRNGSILLLDEDENLKIVASKGYNSEDIKKYVVNFKERFKWSDGEESINKTVIYNNVDKIKNIIMLDTAEGKKIKSVIRSPIIINNELYGFLNIDSTSNNIFDEVYLELMEYMASQISIAVTKHKLYEKTVYLSRYDKLTNVYNRSYFEQLLYDNINDNINKKEFFVVVFDLNGLKFVNDSYGHLAGDELIKIFSKRLSELAGASDIIGRFGGDEFIGVFFNLDFENLIDKFEELVKHFKNNPINFGKDKIICSYSYGIVNFPRDGVEINELIKIADNRMYEYKSRIKKVGIMKKSITKLRY
- a CDS encoding HesB/IscA family protein; translated protein: MIKVTKKAAEKFNEIRKKAKNPENAILRVVFAGYGUGGPKLQLTLDESKNNDDIIVKSEGINVVYSSDLKEYVDESTIDYSTGWFRRGFTILGGNASSC
- the trxA gene encoding thioredoxin, giving the protein MAKIINSSEFQKDVLNSNETILVDFFAEWCGPCKMVSPVLEELSTEFEGKAKIFKVDVDKSGDLAGKYGITGVPTLIIFKDGKAVDKMVGFQPKEILKARLQQY
- a CDS encoding ABC transporter ATP-binding protein, which gives rise to MLELKNLSLELENDNKKVNILQNINLKFEKNKIYAITGPNGGGKSSLAKTIMGIYKTTSGNILLDGEDITNLNITERARQGVGFAFQQPARFKGIKVNELLNLAAKDNEVNICKLLLDVGLCAQDYVNRDVDSSLSGGELKRIEIATILARNLKVALFDEPEAGIDLWSFKKLVETFENMNRKQETTIIIISHQERILNLADEVIILSDGTIKEITSKENILAQIIKNDSCNCGETCEKGRTF